GGGAGGTTGTTCTTGCTACTTAAATGTGTAAGATAGATCCGTTCACCTTTGCCTATTACAAGCTCTCTGAGGGCTTGTGCCGTTTGTTCATTTGATAAGTGGCCAACGTGACTCAATATCCTTGCCTTAACGCTGTTAGGGTAATCAGATGCTTCAACCATTCGTGGTTCATGGTTGGCTTCGATGATGTAAATGTCACTATGCCTCATGGCGTTCAACATGCTTTTATCAACCAGGCCAGTGTCTAAACAAATAGATACTTTAAAATTATCTAAAGTCCATACAACGTATCCCCTCGGATCGATTGCGTCGTGATGAACATTAAAATGGCTTACTATAAAGTGGTCACAACCGAAAATACCTCCAACGCCAATCGGCCTAATTAATTCATCTTCAACTGTAGTGATGTTTTTCCATTCACGCTCACCAGCATAAACAGGAATTTTATATTTATTGGCCAGTGGCAGACCTTTAATATGGTCACTATGAGCGTGTGTGACAAAGATTGCTTTTACGCTATTTGGTGTAATGCCCACTTCCAATAGCCGTTTCTCTATTTTGGTTTTAGCAATACCTGCATCGATTAGGATGGTAGATTCATTGGTTGTTAATGCTATGCAGTTTCCACTTGAACCACTTGCTAGGATGTCAACTTTCATAAGTATTCCTCCAGTAGTTCGGGGTTTTCGTAAATGTTTCCAACAATAAAAGGTATATTGATTTCCGACCATAAAGGAATTGCGACTTCGTTATCGTCTACCCAGAAAGCACCTTCGTAGAATTTCACCGTACCAAAAAAGTCAGTGACTTCTGAACCGATTATTGGAATATGAATATGAACAAAATCACCTTCATAAATTTCATTGCCATTCTTGTCCTTTAAGCCTGTGTATTCCAACAATTCATAACGAGGAGCGTTAGCATACTTCATGAAGTGACCACCATGTACGTTCCACACATCTTTCTCATCGTGCGTGTAACCTTTTATTGTGGTCGGTGCTCCGTCAAACCTATTGAACACTAACTCATGCACAGGAAACATTTCTTTTAATTTCTTGTCCCAAGCTCTGTACTTAGTTTCTCTCATTGACTGTCACCACCTAGCAATTTAGGATTTTCGTAAATGTTGCCGATTACCTCATACCAATAGATAACTAATGCTGATACATCACATAACAAATTTGTTTCTCCTCTGTATTTTGTTAAATGACCATGTTTAATTTTCAATACACCATCAACTTTTTCTAACCAATAGTCCCGATATAGTTCTTTCATTTTGAAATTTACGCCGTCATTATAAATTTGCATGAATCTAGTATTGATATCATTGCCATCTCTAAATGAATATTTAATAATATCCCCTTCATAAATCTCCTTGCCGTTTTTGTCCTTTAATCCTGTAAACTGGATAAGCTTTAAATTATCGAAATCAAAGAAACTAATTAATTCTCCATCTATGTCTACCTGGCATGTAAAGGGATAAAAGTTAATACTTCCAACCGGATAAACCCCTACGCCGTGTATCCGGTTGTTAACAAAAGCCTTAAACTTAATCTCTCTCACTTCCGTTTCAACTCCTCATGGCACCGTGGGCATATTTCTAACCCACGGTATAAGTTGTATTCATTTGCGTTCATTTCTTGTCCACATAGCTCACAGTCTTTATTCCTCTCATAAACTATTGTTTGTGGTAGTTTCATAGTTTTTACTCGAGTAAATCATCATTGTTTGACTGTGAAGCAAGCATTTCGATATTCATATTTAGTAGCTCAATCAAACCAATCATTTCAGCCTCTGTTGCTGTCTCAGGATCGATATTTGGAGCATTTTTATCCAGGTATTCTTTCAATGCCTTTTTCGTTTTAATGCCAAGCTGTTTCAACTTAGCGTTAATTTCCTCGCGTAATTCTTCTGCACGAGTTAGTGCAGGCTGTTCAACTGGCGGCTCTAACTGTTCCTGATTAGGTGTAATGTCTCTGCGTTGTTGCGTAACAGGTTGCGGTACATCATTTTGTGTAATCGTTACATCTTCAAATGACAATCCATACTGTTTTTTCAATGCACGTTGCTGAACATGTTTACCGAACATGTCACTTGTCCATTTGTTCCAGTTATCTTTGTTTTGACCGGTGAACATATGAGATACTTCATCAACGTCCATAATGACCGTGACAGGTGGGTATCCTTCGCGATAAGCAACTGAATAGGCACCAATAATCTTTCCACGTGGGAAGCCAATTTCATGTTGTACAACTTCCATTTGCTTTGATTCTTTATTCATGGCAATTTTAAATTCATCGTTCTCATGCACCATTTGTGTATCCGGTGGAATAAAGCCTTCTTGTTCGCGCGCTTTTGAAAGGTAAGCCTCGGCTGCAAATTGAATACGTGCTTGATTGCCATACTTGATGAAGAAAATTTCATTTTTGAATGGATCTAAGCCGTATGAAGCAGCCTTGTGAGCGAATAGTAGAAATTCCTGATCATTAGCTGTAGGTGCAATAGAGTTACGAATAACCTCTAATACTGCAGGTGCAAATGCTTCTGAAATTTCAGGTGTTAAAGTTGGTAAATTTCCATTCATAATTAAAATCCTCCCTGGGCTACGTTTAAGCCTTTTTTGATTTGTTTTTTCATGCTTTCAAAAGCTTTGCTGTAGAGTTCATCTGCATCTTGCCCTGGTTCTACAGAAATAGTTACAGCTGCATCAACTTTCACGTTTTCAAAGTTTCCAAGATTTTTGGTATATGTGTAGCCGACTGTGATTTCTTTAACATGCATTCAAATGACCTCCCATTTAATCAATCTTCACTTACTCGCAATTGATTACTCGTTATTTTGCTGCCACCAAAACATAAATTTCCGCCATCACAAATTAATAGCAATTCATCTGTAGTAAGATTTGGGCCATTTTTAATGACATTGTACTTAGAGTGTGCATAACCTGGCTCTCTACCAATGACAACGTCATACTTTTCCAAATCGACATCAGGAGTAAACCTAAGATCATGTCTATAAATCTTGTACTTTTTCATTAGTTCATCATGGATTTCGCGGTTTATTTTTGCCTTTTCTCTTTCATTAGCTGTAAATGCCCAGCCATTATAAATTCGTTTTTCCACATGATTTTCACTCATTTATTTATCCTCACTTTCAATTGTTAGGTCTTTTCCAGCAACAACGCGGCTTATTATTAGTTGTCCATTCGGTTCCTTGAACTTAGTAATGGTTTCTGCGTTATCTACAAAGCAAGGTACAATAAGATCACTTTGCTCTGACAAGACATCTCGAATTTCAAGCCCTGCTCTAGTTTGTTCGCTAAATGAAAGTTTCATATAGTCTTTACCATCCATTTGAACAACGAAAGTTGGTTTGTTTTCGCCAGTTGTTTTCACTTCTTCAAACAGTTTTATCGATAAATTATCGAACAAGTCTTGAACCTTTTTGACTTGCAATTCAGCTTCTTTGGCTTTGAAATCCTTTATAGCATCTAGGATAAAAATGGACTCATTAAGTGATTCAAGCGTTTCTTTTTCATTGGCTTCTGCAGCAATAACTTGTTCCTCTAAAAACTTATACTCTCTATACTTAGAGATTTCATATTCTATTGGATTAATCTTTTCTTGAAGTAAGCGTGCTTTTTCCAATTGCTCTGATACATCCACATATTCAAGTGTTTTAAGTTCTTCTTCCAAAGCTTTTCGTTTATCTACAGCTTGTTGGAACTTCGATTTAACCTGTTGAATACGTTGCTCTTTTTCAGCTTCAACAGCTTTGATAGCTTCATCTTGCAATGTTTGATTACAAACACGGCATGTATCTTGTATTTGTTCGCTTTTGAGCTGATTAAATCGGTCTTTAATTTCGTCACGTTCTTGCGTCAGAACGTTAATTTGGTTATTTAGAATATTGATTCTTCCATTTACCGTTTGAGCTTTATCAGTCACGGCTTCAATGCTGTTTCGTTCTTTAACAAGGTGTTTCAATTCCACATTTAGCGAATCTAATGGAACTGTTGGAGCATTTTGTTCTAACTGCTCTCTTAACGTCTTGGCGCGGCTCTGAGCAGCTATATATTGTTTGTCCAACTTAGTTTTATTGGATCGATGTATTTTATCTAAATCCTCTAAAGAATGTTTTTTAACTAAAGTGGCCAACTTGTCCGATTGTGGTTTAGGTAACTCTTTTAAAACTTCTTTATTAGCAGGTGCAGTTGTATATTTTAAAATCATTTGACGCTGCTTTTCCCAATGTAATGTGAAAAAGTAGCTTGGGTTAAATAGCGATAAGAATAAATCCTTATCAAAAAGCTTTTCTACTACCTCATTAAATTCAGTTGCTTTGGAAGGTACCTCATTTACATAGAACTTATTACGCCCTTTCGCGATTTCACGGCCTAAAAGAAGCTCCCCATCATCAACAATTAAACGTAGAGTTACAAGTGTGTTATCAGCTTGGTATGTTATTGGCGAAGGGTCTAATTTGCTACCCAATAAGTCGTTACCGTATAATAGGAATGTAATTGCTTCACCAATGGAGCTTTTACCTTTTGCATTATCCGCAAGGATCTTAGTCATGTCGCCAAACTTAACTACAAGATCCTTGTGGCTTTTAAAATTCTGCAAGGTTAATTGATTGAATTTAATTTCCACAATTTTTTACCTCATTTCGTGTTATAATTGCGTAGAAAATATTTGTATGTGAGCCTATGACCGGTGCAACGGTTTAGGCTCTTTTTATTTAGCAAGAAACATTTCACCTTTTAGATGTTCTGTAATGTAATCATCTAAATTACTTTCTAAGACGACCGATTCACCAAAAATATAATAAATATCCCCTTTTTGAATTTCAGTACCGTACATATCTTCGCTTGGATAATCTTCAACTGTTTTCAAACAATCCACCTACCAATGCTTATTAAGATTTTTATAATGATTGAATAGTCCTTTTTTTCTTAGAGAGTCTACTTTTGATCGAATAGTGTGTTCTGTCCTTCCAATTGCAAATGAAATCATTCTAGTGTGGTCCACCTCATAAAACTTACAAATGTATTCAAGTTCCGATTCACTAAAAGGTTTACCATGAGAAAAATGAAACTCTGAATGGTACTGCATACGTCCATATTTGTCATAAGTAATATCATCCTTATCATTCATTAGTCTCAGCCCCTTTTAACTAGTTAATTGCATGAACAGCTCACGATCATTATTAGCTAAAGCCTTATCAATCAAATGTTGGCGGTTCATTTCTTCGATTTCATTCACTAAATTAATAGTTTTTGGATTTAAGTAAGTACTATCTTCCTTAATCAAATGTCCTTCCTTTACCGCCATTTCAATAGCTTTAGCTACAGCTGTTTTGAAAAAGTCCTCAAACAACTAAATCACCCCTACCATTTAATAGTTAGACCTAAACCTGAAAGATGCCTACTAGCTTTGTAGCCATTCTCTAGTAGTACCGATTGAAAAATGGATACAATTTGTTTGTCTGTATTGTGGTAATATGTGTACTCACAAAGACCTTTTTCAGCTTGCGTTTCAATCCCTTTAATAAGTTTTTTAAATTCATCGCTTTCCAATGCATTTGCCTTCAATTTACTAAAATTACTTCCAGAAATTTTTTTCATTTCATCTGCAGATTGAAGTTTCATCCCTTTTCACCTTCCTTGTATACTGCATTGTCATCGGTTATAGCCTTTGACAAGCTTTTCTGTGCCTCTATTTGGGCATTCTGTGCTTCTTCAATGTCTTGCCAGTAATCCGTTTCACGGTCATAAACATCAGCATGGGTGTTGCCTATACGCAATCAATCACCGTCTTTCATAATGACAATCAAATCATTAGGCGTACATTCAAAATAATTACAAAGCGAAGTAAGTGTTTTAATATTTATTTGAGTAGTTTTTTCATAATAGATGCTAGTGAGTGTATTCCTTGATATACCTATTGCTTTTGAAAGCTGTGTAATATTTACGTAATTTTGAGCCATTAATACTCGTAAATTATTTTTCATCTGATTCACCTGCCAAAGCTTGACGTGCAATGTACCCTCCGTCTTCTGTTATGTCACAAGGAATAGGTTCACCAATGCAATAAAGCTCATAATGTTTTTCGTCAGCATAATAAGACAATGCTTTACGTAATTGCTTATTTTCCTCGTCTTTATCAACAACTAATTTCATTGTCTGTATTTCTAATCGAGCTAAATGTTTAAGTAATAGCTCAATCTCACTAGTTACGATTTGGACTAAAACTTCGTCTACTAGTTCACCTTTTGCTTTGTACTCATTCAAAGCATCGACGGCTTTCATTTGGTTTCACCTCCTCTCAATGCTTGGTAAACTTTCTTTGCATAAGCAACTTGTTGCTTAATGTATGGATCAGTTTCTTTGCCACCACTTGCTAGCCAGTCACCTATTCGCTGTTTAACATCTGATAGAACGTTTAAAGGTAGCTCGCAAGCAATTTGGTGTAGCTCATACAATGGTGTAACACTTGTTAAGGCTTCACCGACTAATGCAACTGGTACTGGTTTAATGTTCATTTGTTTTCACCATCTTCACTCGCTTATTTAAAGCAGCCTGTTTTTCCTTATCTGACATCGCTAACCATTGTTTGTTGGTTGTGTTCATTTGGTTTCACCTCCGAAAAGCTTATCCACAGTAGTATCGAACATTTCGGCAAGCTTGAATGCTTCGGACAATGTAAACTCTTTTTCGCCAGTCTCTTTACGACTGTAAGTGCAAACGTGAATGCCTATATACTTAGCAACATCTTTTTGTTTCAATCTGTTTTCTTTACGAGCTACATATAGTTTGTAATGTACTGCCAATTAGTTCACCTCAATCAAAAGCAATTTGACTGTTATAACCATCAATTTCCATCTGTAATGATGTAGAAGGTCGCCATAATTGTATAAATCGTAACGCTTCATCTTGTTTAACTTTAGGGATATCTCCATTAACGTTGCTACCGTCACATAAGCTATAAATTTGAATATATATACCGTCATTGGCTTGGTATCACAGCGCATTAACATTCATTACCGATTGATTTTGAATTTCATGCGACTACTGCTTCTCTGCTGAACAAGTAATCCAGCATACAATTTGGGAAAAACGCTTTTTTTATAGCGTAAGCTTCATCAATATCGAATTTTGATTTTCCATTCATCTTTTCTGAAATAGTCGCAGTTCGTTTTTTAAGCAACCCAGCGATATCTTTTTGTTTAATTCCGCATCTTGCCATTTCAGCTTCTAAATTCGGATAAGGCTTGTTCATTCTGTTTCACCTCACTCTTTAGAATATATATTTAATAGAATTACGATGTGTCGTAACCCTTGAATTAAATATATACGATGCATCGTAATGCGTCAACGATAAATACAACAAAAACTACGATTAGTCGCATTTAAATGTTTACTTTCAGTATTTTAAATGATACTATTTATACATAAGTTACGATATTCCGTAACACAATATAAGAAAGGTGGTGAGATAATTGCAAAGAGGTGAGAAATTAACCAATTTTATGAGGGAGAGAGGATTTAATGTTTCCTCTATTTCAAGACAATCCGGAGTGCCATATACGACAGTACGATCTATGATTGAAAATAATCTAGTGAATTCTTCAATTGATAATGTAATTAAATTATGTCGTACTCTAGGTATTACCGTTGAAAATTTGTTAGAAGAAGATACAACAGAATTAAAAGAGGGCAATGATTATACTTACCGTTTTTTACCTACTGTAAAAATATCTGCTGGATTACCAATAGATGTTGAGTGTGTAGATGAAATCGAGACCATTACAGTACCAGATGAACTTCTTGGTAAATACGCTGGTTGTGAAGATATTTTCTTTATGAGAGTAAACGGTGAATCAATGAACAAAACTATCCCGCATGATTCATTAATAGCAGTGAAGAGTTGTTCTGTAGGAGATTTAAAAAACGGAGATATAGTTGTTTACAGTAATGGCTATGATTATTCAGTCAAGTTTTTTTATGAATCTGACGATAAATTCATATTTAGACCAAATTCTACAGACCCAATATTTACAGACCACACTGTAGAAAAAGTTAATGAAGACTTAAGACTACATGGTAAAGTGGTCACTTATATTGTTAATTTAGATTAATACTTAAACGTTTAAGCATTACAGAAATAAGAGCAGGCTCATCCGTCTTGCTCTTTTCTTATAGCAAATTTTTGAAAGGAAAATTATCATGACAGTATACAAAGATGAAGCAAGGGATACGTGGTACTTTATCACAAGAATTGAACAACCTGACGGTTCAAAAAAACAAGTGAAACGAAGAGGTTTTAAAACAGAAAAGGCGGCATTACTTGCTGAGGCAAAACTAGAAGCTGAGGACATCGTAGAAGAAGTAGTAACTTTTGAATTTGTAGCAAATAAATATATGGAATGGTACAAAAAACGCAGAAAAGTTTCATCATACAAGAAAATTGAAAGTGTAGTTCGAGTACATTTGATTCCGTATTTTAAACGCAAGCAAATTAAAAACATTCGCGCTCGTGATGTAGTGGATTTTCAAGACACCCTAATTGGTGAAAAATCTCCTGCACACATTAAAAAGATACACAGTATTTTATCAGCTATTTTTAATTATGCAAAGCGTCAAGAATACGTTCGTGATAATCCGGCTACAATTGCTGGTAATGTTGATTTAGAAGAGCGAAAGCATATTAACTTTTGGACGTTAGAGGAGTTCAAAGCTTTCATAAAATGTGTGGATGACGACCTTTATTACGCATTATTCATGACACTTTATTACAGTGGCATGAGGAAAGGGGAATTACTCGCTTTAACATGGGCTGACTTAGATTTTGAAAGTAACGTAATCAATATAGATAAAAATAATTATTATGGACAGATTACAACAACAAAAACAACGTCGTCCACAAGGAAAATATTGATGCCTAAAAATGTTATGAATTTATTAAAAGCTATAAAATTGGAGAAAAGTCCTAAAATGAGTTATGTAGTATTTGGTGAAATTAAAGACAGCATTTCAGTTACCGCATTAAGCGTACGATTCGAAAAGTATGTAAATTTGTCAGGCGTAAAGAAAATACGCATACATGATTTTCGACATTCTCATGCTTCATATTTAATAAATAAAGGAACAATTGTATCTGTTGTCGCAAAACGATTAGGTCATTCTAATGTTGCCACAACACTTAATACCTATTCGCACTTATATCCATCAACAGAACAAGAAGCCGTCATCCAAATG
This DNA window, taken from Lysinibacillus sp. FSL M8-0337, encodes the following:
- a CDS encoding MBL fold metallo-hydrolase, with protein sequence MKVDILASGSSGNCIALTTNESTILIDAGIAKTKIEKRLLEVGITPNSVKAIFVTHAHSDHIKGLPLANKYKIPVYAGEREWKNITTVEDELIRPIGVGGIFGCDHFIVSHFNVHHDAIDPRGYVVWTLDNFKVSICLDTGLVDKSMLNAMRHSDIYIIEANHEPRMVEASDYPNSVKARILSHVGHLSNEQTAQALRELVIGKGERIYLTHLSSKNNLPTLAEMTVKRELLKKGYQAGNHYELKVI
- a CDS encoding YopX family protein; the protein is MRETKYRAWDKKLKEMFPVHELVFNRFDGAPTTIKGYTHDEKDVWNVHGGHFMKYANAPRYELLEYTGLKDKNGNEIYEGDFVHIHIPIIGSEVTDFFGTVKFYEGAFWVDDNEVAIPLWSEINIPFIVGNIYENPELLEEYL
- a CDS encoding site-specific integrase — encoded protein: MTVYKDEARDTWYFITRIEQPDGSKKQVKRRGFKTEKAALLAEAKLEAEDIVEEVVTFEFVANKYMEWYKKRRKVSSYKKIESVVRVHLIPYFKRKQIKNIRARDVVDFQDTLIGEKSPAHIKKIHSILSAIFNYAKRQEYVRDNPATIAGNVDLEERKHINFWTLEEFKAFIKCVDDDLYYALFMTLYYSGMRKGELLALTWADLDFESNVINIDKNNYYGQITTTKTTSSTRKILMPKNVMNLLKAIKLEKSPKMSYVVFGEIKDSISVTALSVRFEKYVNLSGVKKIRIHDFRHSHASYLINKGTIVSVVAKRLGHSNVATTLNTYSHLYPSTEQEAVIQMENDFKPAQVIEFKQKEN
- a CDS encoding IDEAL domain-containing protein; the protein is MFEDFFKTAVAKAIEMAVKEGHLIKEDSTYLNPKTINLVNEIEEMNRQHLIDKALANNDRELFMQLTS
- a CDS encoding S24 family peptidase; this translates as MQRGEKLTNFMRERGFNVSSISRQSGVPYTTVRSMIENNLVNSSIDNVIKLCRTLGITVENLLEEDTTELKEGNDYTYRFLPTVKISAGLPIDVECVDEIETITVPDELLGKYAGCEDIFFMRVNGESMNKTIPHDSLIAVKSCSVGDLKNGDIVVYSNGYDYSVKFFYESDDKFIFRPNSTDPIFTDHTVEKVNEDLRLHGKVVTYIVNLD
- a CDS encoding helix-turn-helix transcriptional regulator, whose product is MNKPYPNLEAEMARCGIKQKDIAGLLKKRTATISEKMNGKSKFDIDEAYAIKKAFFPNCMLDYLFSREAVVA
- a CDS encoding helix-turn-helix transcriptional regulator, coding for MAVHYKLYVARKENRLKQKDVAKYIGIHVCTYSRKETGEKEFTLSEAFKLAEMFDTTVDKLFGGETK
- a CDS encoding helix-turn-helix transcriptional regulator, encoding MKNNLRVLMAQNYVNITQLSKAIGISRNTLTSIYYEKTTQINIKTLTSLCNYFECTPNDLIVIMKDGD
- a CDS encoding DUF6877 family protein; its protein translation is MNIKPVPVALVGEALTSVTPLYELHQIACELPLNVLSDVKQRIGDWLASGGKETDPYIKQQVAYAKKVYQALRGGETK
- a CDS encoding RecT family recombinase gives rise to the protein MNGNLPTLTPEISEAFAPAVLEVIRNSIAPTANDQEFLLFAHKAASYGLDPFKNEIFFIKYGNQARIQFAAEAYLSKAREQEGFIPPDTQMVHENDEFKIAMNKESKQMEVVQHEIGFPRGKIIGAYSVAYREGYPPVTVIMDVDEVSHMFTGQNKDNWNKWTSDMFGKHVQQRALKKQYGLSFEDVTITQNDVPQPVTQQRRDITPNQEQLEPPVEQPALTRAEELREEINAKLKQLGIKTKKALKEYLDKNAPNIDPETATEAEMIGLIELLNMNIEMLASQSNNDDLLE
- a CDS encoding YopX family protein yields the protein MREIKFKAFVNNRIHGVGVYPVGSINFYPFTCQVDIDGELISFFDFDNLKLIQFTGLKDKNGKEIYEGDIIKYSFRDGNDINTRFMQIYNDGVNFKMKELYRDYWLEKVDGVLKIKHGHLTKYRGETNLLCDVSALVIYWYEVIGNIYENPKLLGGDSQ
- a CDS encoding ATPase, with the translated sequence MEIKFNQLTLQNFKSHKDLVVKFGDMTKILADNAKGKSSIGEAITFLLYGNDLLGSKLDPSPITYQADNTLVTLRLIVDDGELLLGREIAKGRNKFYVNEVPSKATEFNEVVEKLFDKDLFLSLFNPSYFFTLHWEKQRQMILKYTTAPANKEVLKELPKPQSDKLATLVKKHSLEDLDKIHRSNKTKLDKQYIAAQSRAKTLREQLEQNAPTVPLDSLNVELKHLVKERNSIEAVTDKAQTVNGRINILNNQINVLTQERDEIKDRFNQLKSEQIQDTCRVCNQTLQDEAIKAVEAEKEQRIQQVKSKFQQAVDKRKALEEELKTLEYVDVSEQLEKARLLQEKINPIEYEISKYREYKFLEEQVIAAEANEKETLESLNESIFILDAIKDFKAKEAELQVKKVQDLFDNLSIKLFEEVKTTGENKPTFVVQMDGKDYMKLSFSEQTRAGLEIRDVLSEQSDLIVPCFVDNAETITKFKEPNGQLIISRVVAGKDLTIESEDK